The stretch of DNA ATGTAGCGCTTACACTACCGTTGTTTTGACCACAACCGGGGTTTACCGGATTGCTTAAAACCAACGAAGGTGCTGCCGGAGCAGCAATGGTTACAGAGCCGGTTCCGGTGCAGCTATTACCATCAGTAACGGTTACATTGTAAGTACCTGCTGCCAAGCCCGATGCTGTAGCAGAAGTACTTCCGGTTGATGGCGACCAAGTATAAGTTACCGTTCCGGTTGCTCCCGTAGCAGAAAAAGTAGCAGAGCCGGAATTAGGTGTAGCACAAGTAACATCTTGCTTGCTTTGCACAGAAACCGTAATAGTTGCGCACTGCGTACACGGCTGCACAGTACTTAATCCGTTCATTACTACAGTAGTTCCTGCATTATCCACTACTCTAATGGTATCTTTTCCGGCAGGAGGTGCTACCGAAACACCTGTGGCAAATTGCACCCATTGCGCGGGTGTATTACACGAAGTAAGCGGTGTAACTCCTGCTAAACAAGTACCACCAAAAGGCAACCAAGAACCGCCACATGCTACGCACTGAGCCTGAGTAGTAATAGGTGTAGAAGTAGCAGCTTGCCAATAAGACCAAGTGTAAACCGGGTTGCCACCACTCACAGTTAAGTTACCATTGGTTTCTTTACATACAGAAACCGCAGTACAACTATTTACCGAAACCATTACAGTATCTACAAACCCACACGAAAGTGTGAACGTAACAAGGTGTGTTCCAATTCCTGCAACAGATGGATCAAAAGTACCCGTACTTGGATTGGTAATACCAGGTCCACTCCATGTTCCGGATATGTTGGCATTACACACAGTTCCCGTTCCGGTGGTAGCCGTTAAGTTAGAAGCCGCATCGAAAATACAGAACGAAGCCGTGCTTGGCACATCGGCAAAGCAGCAAGTATTAGGAACGATACTAACATCATCAATAAAATAATAGGCAAAAGTATGTGGGAAAGGAGATACTCCCGTATTCTGAATTACAGTGCCTGCATTATTAAAAAAGTTTCCAATAATAAAATATTGCTCTCCGCCTGTGGCAGTATAATCCCATTGCAAGCGCACCCAATTTTCGCTGGTATCTGTAATGGCTCCACAACCGTAATTTAATTGAGGCGTAACATTTATGAGTGCTCCCTGTGTGCAAGCATCGCGCATGTACTGTGTATTAGAAAAATACACCCCAATATTATTGGTGGCATAAGGAACTAAATCTGCTAAACTCACATACATAGACACGCAATACTTTTGCCCGGCTACCAATGGAGCAGAAGTTCTTCCCTGAATATATTCTCGGTAAGTACTTCCTAATGCATCGTAAGTAATAAAACCTGCGTGCCGAGTTCCGGTTCTAGAATACTGAAAGCCCAAAGCACCCATGCCACCACCAGGCATGTTGGTAAACGCTATATTGCAGGAAGAAAATAAATCGGGCGAAGAGCAACTGTCGCCCTGTGCATTTGAGTTGGCATTATCCCAAGATGGACTTAAATCTTGACGAAAGCCTTCTCCGCCAAAATTGGCACAATTGGTATTGGTAATTTCAAAACTTGGATTTACAACAAGGTTTTGTGAAAAAATAGCACTTGCCAGTAATAGGCAATAACATAGAGAAGAAATTTTTTTCATTCTACACTCAATTCGTTTTGTGTTTTCAAAGATGAATAAATATTCAAATCGGTTGTAAATATAGAAAGTAAGTGCACTTGTGCATTACGTAGTTTCAATAGGCTTCAATACTCAAAAAATCTTAACCCGCACACGCTTCAAAAAACTTGTGTTACTTTCATCCTTTATTTTGTATTATGAAACTCTTCAAAATTTCAATTGCAGTTCTTATGTTGGGAATACTTATCTCTTTATTTGGTTTCGGAAGAAATTCCAAGCCGCTTTTGCCTGCCGTTCATTCCGTTCATGAATTTAAAATGGAAACCATAGATGGCAAGGTGCAAAGCTTAGCCGATTACAAAGGAAAAGTATTGCTTATGGTAAATGTTGCCAGCAAATGCGGCTTAACACCGCAATACAAAGACATTGAAGCCCTTTATGAAAAGTATAAAGATAAAGGACTGGTGGTACTTGGCTTTCCTGCAAATAACTTCTTAGGCCAGGAACCGGGCACCAACAAAGAGATTCAAGAATTCTGTTCATTGAGTTACCAGGTAACTTTTCCTATGTTTTCTAAAATTTCGGTAAAGGGAAAAGATCAACATCCACTCTACCAATACCTTACAAAAAAAATAAACAATGGAGTGTTGGATGCTGATGTAAAATGGAACTTTCAAAAATTTTTAGTAGATAAGAATGGCAAGGTAATTACATCATTC from Chitinophagales bacterium encodes:
- a CDS encoding SprB repeat-containing protein — its product is MKKISSLCYCLLLASAIFSQNLVVNPSFEITNTNCANFGGEGFRQDLSPSWDNANSNAQGDSCSSPDLFSSCNIAFTNMPGGGMGALGFQYSRTGTRHAGFITYDALGSTYREYIQGRTSAPLVAGQKYCVSMYVSLADLVPYATNNIGVYFSNTQYMRDACTQGALINVTPQLNYGCGAITDTSENWVRLQWDYTATGGEQYFIIGNFFNNAGTVIQNTGVSPFPHTFAYYFIDDVSIVPNTCCFADVPSTASFCIFDAASNLTATTGTGTVCNANISGTWSGPGITNPSTGTFDPSVAGIGTHLVTFTLSCGFVDTVMVSVNSCTAVSVCKETNGNLTVSGGNPVYTWSYWQAATSTPITTQAQCVACGGSWLPFGGTCLAGVTPLTSCNTPAQWVQFATGVSVAPPAGKDTIRVVDNAGTTVVMNGLSTVQPCTQCATITVSVQSKQDVTCATPNSGSATFSATGATGTVTYTWSPSTGSTSATASGLAAGTYNVTVTDGNSCTGTGSVTIAAPAAPSLVLSNPVNPGCGQNNGSVSAT
- a CDS encoding glutathione peroxidase, which codes for MKLFKISIAVLMLGILISLFGFGRNSKPLLPAVHSVHEFKMETIDGKVQSLADYKGKVLLMVNVASKCGLTPQYKDIEALYEKYKDKGLVVLGFPANNFLGQEPGTNKEIQEFCSLSYQVTFPMFSKISVKGKDQHPLYQYLTKKINNGVLDADVKWNFQKFLVDKNGKVITSFSPQTSVTDESVIQEIEKQLQLK